The sequence ttctctctgtgtctgtgtgggtttcctccgggtgactgtctgtgaggagtgtggtgtgttctccctgtgtctgtgtgggtttcctccgggtgactgtctgtgagaagtgtggtgtgttctccctgtgcctgtgtgggtttcctccgggtgctccggtttcctcccacagtccaaaaacacacattggtaggtggattggcgactcaaaaattgtccggaggtgtgagtgaatgtgtgtgtgtgtgttgccctgtgaagtactggcgccccctccagggtgtgttcccgccttgcgctcaatgattccaggtagactctggacccactgtgaccttgaactggataagggttacagataatgaatgaatgaatgaggattAACCAAAAAGAATGTGCACTGCCTAGATCTATCACATCATCAGACAGGCTCCTACGCCAGCTATCAGCCTGAAATATTTATGACTCCCAGTCTTGAATGGCTGAGGCATCATCACAGGCGATCAAACTTGCCAGTAGAGACCCCCTCATAATAACAAACTTAACAACATACTTTTCTACAGATAACAATTTCTTAATAATGAATCGTTGCAGGTTTCGCTCGTACAGATGTGCAGTGTTTGTAAGAGTTTATCTGAAAGAAAGTTTGAGTAAGAAATTCAATTGTTCTGATTATAATCAGGCATCATCGGAGCCGTCGCGAAAGACTTCTTCAGCAGTCGTATAGAGATGGAGATTGTGAATCagatggaggaggtggagagaACAGGGAAGAAGGAACATGTAGTTTTCCTCATAACTCATCACACAGCAATTTCAGACAAAATAAACAGCAGGAACATCAACACAACATCAGCCTCAAAACTCACTCAGGCCTCGGAGCGCagacaccacacagagcacagcAACAAACAGGTAAACAGCGCATGCTCCAAAACACAGGAGGTCATTTATAtcgttatattattattaatcgtGCTGTCTTTAACTGATTTATTTgaaaaagacaagaacacaTGAAATTGCATTTTAATCAATTGAAAAGTGTATTTTCTACCTGAAGCAGATTAAATTCAGCTGAAATATGTTTTGTATAAAcaagtgtgtgtaaaaaaaatctgtataatGTTGCTTCAGTTTTAACTTTGAAAGAGCACGAAAAacacttaaatatttaatggcAATCACAAAAAATCACTTTTGTTCCATTGAGCTAAATCTTGGTCCACAACTGAAGTTTTCAATCTAAATTTAAGAACCAGAGATATTTACAAAGGAGATTATACACAGAACGTGCACAATGAGTTTAACCAAATACACACCGTTATTATCTTTCTAGGAGATGGAGAAACCAAGGCAGACTAAGAAACACATGTGTGCGGCACGAAGGAATCACTGGGAGACAGTCAGGGGCTTGGTGCAGCTGGGGAAAGGTACCTGTAAAAGCCACAGAGCCTTGTTAACGTGAAAGTTGTACATTTTCAAAACTTCCACCTTCATGATGCATTCTTAGACATGGGTTATTCTATCATTTTTGGCAAATTTGCTCAACGTGCCACTGCACCAAGAAACAAGGGGTGTTTATAACATATGCAAAATGTTTTCAGGCAAACTTCTGAGGGGATTTGAGCCTGTGTTCCCTGAAGAGCTGTGTGTAGACCTGAAGACATTCTGCACTGCCTTTCCTTTCCACATCGTGTTTGATGAAGAAGTAAGACAGCATGAATAAGATCAGACCTGATTGTTGTGCCCcggtttaaatatatatcagtgCTGTCTGACAAACCTTGTGTCTCCATAAATGCAGTGCTATAGAAGAAGGAAACAACCCTTTTTAGCTTCAGTGTAAGGCAGTCAaactttttctatcattccccaTCTGAGACGAAGGGGAATTTCCACACGCCACCTGTCCCATATCGCCCCCAgtaaatggtaataaaatacaccTGCAAGTTTACAATTCTCTAATTCATTCAGGTAACACCAACTTCTgtctctaaatcagtagcttaacttTATAACACCAGACACAACATTAACATTGatgttcaaacattcagaaatacagaaaactggcctaatatttaaactgtgcttcagtttctcacttttcaatctgtgcaaaaatgatCAAAGGCAGGTGCAGGGCGCAGGGGTGAGTTTGattttgttctccctgtgtctgtgtgggtttcctctgggtgactgtctgtgaggagtttgattttgttctccctgtgtctgtgtgggtttcctctgggtgactgtctgtgaggagtgtggtgtgttctccctgtgtctgtgtgggtttcctccgggtgactgtctgtgaggagtgtggtgtgttctccctgtgtctgcgtgggtttcctccgggtgactgtgaggagtgtggtgtgttctcgccctgtgtctgtgtgggtttcctccgggtgactgtctgtgaggagtgtggtgtgttctccctgtgtctgcgtgggtttcctccgggtgactgtctgtgaggagtgtggtgtgttctcgccctgtgtctgcgtgggtttcctccgggtgactgactgtgaggagtgtgtagtgttctccctgtgtctgcgtgggtttcctccaggtgactgtctgtgaggagtgtggtgtgttctccctgtgtctgcgtgggtttcctccgggtgactgtatgtctGCGTTTGAGAAACGCTGGTGTAAGGAAATCTAATGATTTTATGATAATGATCATAAAATACTTTTGGTCATTTAGTTGTGGAATATTCACTCCATGTTAACAGCGACGGATATTTCCAAATTAcgttaaaaatattacaaatggagatacaaggttgtGTTCCAGCATGAACAATATGATGAAATTGAATGTTGGTTTTGTCTTGTATCTGTTTAATAAAGCTCAACACTTCTGCATAGAGATGGATAGTATCTAATTGAGTAAATACGTTTATGCAAGTaccttatttaaataatatactaAAAGATGTGTACATtcttgtgtattttttaaaaataaaaatacttttaattgtAGTCAATTACATTTGTAAATAGTAATAAATGATTGTAGATTTAATGTTTAGCTTGAGTTTCTTTTTCGTTCCACACTGTTATAGTGTGCTTTGTGATTGGCCACACCTCTAATTTtggcatttattattttatttcagactAGTATGATACAAAAACAGAATAACAACGCTGTGCAATCATCAATGTTGTTAGAGACAGGAAGTTTCACTGCAGCTCTTAATCTTACACAGTATCTACATAGTTTTCTGAGCTGCTCAGATATTCTTACTTTTACTAGAGTATTAGTTTCAGTCGCTCTGCCCATCTTGGCTGCTGATTTACAAAACACTGCACTCTACAAGTGTTCATTTCTTCTGTTTATTCATACCTCGATGTAGCTGAGGGTGAGGCAGGCTGGGGTGACGGTTCAGAGGATAGTTCCTGGACTCCAGACCATGGGGATCCAGCTGGATCAGTACTTCACCATCCTCCACCCTGAGGTCACCTTCACCATCGCCAGCATCCGCAAATTCATCAACAGCCATTTTGTGCTTCAGACTCTGAGAGACATGATGCCAGAGAGTTGGAGAGACGCACCCATGCTTCAGCTCAGAGGTGTCAACACTCACTGACGTTATTATTACACAGTCTGCACACAAAATATTTCATACAACTGAATAAACTGTAGAAGAACAATGTAGAATAGACCCAGTTCACTTTACCCTTCTCCTCTATTCTTAGGTCAGATGTTGTGGATGGCATCTATGGGCTGTATGCTGTATCAGGCGTCCCCTCTGCTCCGCAGTCTTCAGGAGCTGGAGGAGAGGAGGATGTACCTGTCCGACATCGCCCCTCATGATGCCACACGCCACCTCATCCTCCTCAATCAGCAGCGGCTGGCCGAGATGGAGCTATCCAGCCAGCTGGAGCGCAAAAAAGAGCAGCTACGGCAGCTTTCACAGCACTTGGAGCAGGAGAAGCAGAAGACGGATAACCTGCTGTACGCCATGCTGCCGAAACATGTGGCCAATCAGCTGAAAGAAGGCAAGAGAGTGGATGCCGGTGAGTGAGATGAGGAGAGAAAAACGCTGCTGCAGGGTTGGATGTTATACAGATTTAATGATTTGCTTAGACAGTTTTATGGTAAGAAacgttatttaaataaatgtctagcttacatttaaatataattggAAGTACATATAAATGAGTTGTTTtgaatgcagtgctgtctgagggatTGAAGGTCAGGAACATATTTTAAGAATTAATTTTAGAATGAACACATACAAATAAACGTAAACCTTTGCATGGTTTGTATATTTGtttaacaaatgttttatttatatgaagCACTGAATAGTGCCCCCTGTGGAGAATTTAGAGAAATATAATTCAGtaagtgagcgagtgagtgagttacaagccagttctaTTAAATGCATCACATCTTAAAACAAGTCAGAGTCCAGATGCATTTACATATTTCTgcctttttatttacattccaCATACTGCTTTATGTTTTTGCAAGTGGGACATGCATGGGATGCAAATGCACAGATATTCACTTCATCACTTGGAGAGTGTTCTGTAGATCTAAACCAGAGCTGGAAGGAGTGAGAAAATGTGGTGATGCTGGATGTTTCTAAGACTCTGCCATAgactcattcatttttaataaaggcTTATCTCTTTATTCGAAGCTGGAAGCTGGAAGTTGCTGCTGGAACCCTACGGCTCTCAGATGTAACTTTgaagaactgaactgaaaaacTCGCTGTCACTCTGACTTACTCCCTAAACCCACACAAACTACACACTTTCACAAGAAGGTGAATAACTGAGACTTAACAGAGGAATTACGGACACAGTCACACGCACAGATTCCCGCTACGAGGGGCAGTGAGTCAGTTGTCCCCCAAATTGGAAAAAATCCCCCTTATCCTAGCTCCAAGTTAAAGAAAAGACTGTGAAACTGCCTCAAAGCAGGTTCTTTTCTCAGTGTCATTAGATTTGTTTGAGAATTCAGTAATGGGTtgcaattataaaatataaaatgaaactaATCTAGCCataggggcggcacagtggcgcagcaggtaatgtcacacagctccaggggcctggaggttgtgggttcgattcccgcgccgggtgactttctgtgaggagtgtggtgtgttctccctgtgtctgcgtgggtttcctccgggtgactgtctgtgaggagtgtggtgtgttctctctctgtctgcgtgggtttcctccgggtgactgtctgtgaggagtgtggtgtgttctctctgtgtctgcgtgggtttcctccgggtgactgtctgtgaggagtgtggtgtgttctccctgtgtctgcgtgggtttcctccgggtgactgtctgtgaggagtgtggtgtgttctcgctgtgtctgcgtgggtttcctccgagtgactgtctgtgaggagtgtggtgtgttctccctgtgtctgcgtgggtttcctccgggtgctccggtttcctcccacagtccaaaaccacacgttggtaggtggattggcgactcaaaagtgtccgtaggtgtgaatgtgtgtgtgtgtctgtgttgccctgtcaaggactggcgccacctccagggtgtattctcagggtgtataatatgtttaatatctGGCAACCTAGGGGCTTACTTTTACGATCTTGTCCTTActtttctaaaataaaagatGGATTTAATATGAAAAAGAACCCTCCAAATGTGTTGTGGTGTATCAGAAAAAGTGCAATCATTATCTTAAAAAATGCTTACATAAACAGACTTTATTCTATGATTTAGTCACTATTTACTCAGTGCAATTAAACTTAACTTTAATTTCTAGTCCTCATTGTGTCTCTAGGTGAGTTTAAGGAGTGCACCATCCTTTTCAGTGATGTGGTCACCTTCACCACCATCTGCTCTCAGTGTGAACCCATACAGATCGTCAACATGCTCAACTCCATGTACCTCAGATTCGACCGCCTCACCACCGTGCACAACGTCTACAAGGTGAACCCATTACTCTCTGCAGGCGTCCTGAATAAATCTTATAATTATTTGTAAGAAAAAGAGGTGGCAGCATTATGACGACAATAATTTATCTCTGAATATTTTCACAATTGCATAGAAAATCATAATCTATATAATGTATTCTGAAAATTATGGAGCACTATTGGTGGAATCCTTTTGTAATAAAATCAAGGCATGCAGAAATCTTAATAAGTCATGATAATGAGATATTTAACATGTGGGAACTAATTAATAAGGTACGAGAATGAGATATTTAATGCTTGGGAATGGGATAATTAAATATCTCATTTCTACATGTTATTAAGTTTTTCCCAAACATTAAATAGCTTGATAATACAAGTTATTAAGTAGTTAAAATAATTGTGAAGGAATGTCAACCACAAGGTTCTGTAGAAAACGGTGTGGtatattttcaataattaacacatgggactttttttttgagtcCTGATTTtgttttatggacatttttgtttCTACAGGTTGAAACAATAGGTGATGCCTACATGGTGGTGGGTGGGGTTCCTATCCCAGTGTCCAGTCACGCACAGCGAGTGGCAAACTTCGCCCTTGGCATGATAATGGCCATAAAAGAGGTCACCAACCCTGTCACAGGAGGCCCAATTCAGGTCCGTCGAATCTTAGTATGAGGCTGGAGTTTCCTCTCCAATGAAACGTTTTTAAggcaacattaaaaaaacaattaaatgcaTCTACAAACGCCTTCAGCTGCGTTTTTATTTGGCCATATTTTAGACCTCTAAATTGATGGCTAAGAGTAAGTGTTGATTTACATGTATGAATTTTGGTGATTTGTGATTGACTGCTGCTTGTAGATCCGGGTGGGCTTGCACAGTGGTCCCGTGCTTGCTGGTGTAGTAGGAGAGAAAATGCCCCGTTATTGTTTGTTTGGAGACACGGTGAACACTGCTTCCCGCATGGAGAGCCATGGACTGCCCGACAAAATTCACCTCAGCCCCACTGTGTATCAGTGAGTCTCCCTCTAAAACAGGTGTTAGCATGGTTAGCTTATTCTCAGGGAAATTAAACTCACACATCCAacatttaaaagataaaaaagcGAAAATAATATTTcgaaaataatataatttcataaatattgcttttaattaatgtttatttaatttctttacaTCAAACGTGCACATAAAGTGTGTGATAAAAACAAAGGCAcagtacattatttttaaaggctaagcaccacatAATGGActtccatgaatattccacattattgtagttactgacgtatttaagtatgaattaaaatgaaaatagctgtttaatttgctttaaaactgacaattttattaaattgatggaaaaacccgagctcgccacggaaattcttgaacgcaaccgtgacgtcactggtggacaacagctgaacaacgccgcggtaaaacaccgttatgactgactgttatgacagtatctagctaaataaccaacattattcatgacaatagcctagcaataagctaaactcagatttagaggtaccgttattcttgtaaatgtgatcgaagtcgaactcgaattcatccgacactttaaacctccgtaatgcagctacgtagccgagtataatctgagccaccgagtttagcgagtcaagctaacgttaactaacaccaactaaaacaggcgaagtgagtgtccttaccctgtttacctccatgttacagaggctcttgaacacctttcgttggtgtccttacatgcccatattgttggaaaagctccagtgaaatgagctacagataacggagtgagtggATGGACCTTTCCAatgtgcccgtttaaagtggacaaatttagtcaattttctggatattttgggatctttgggccatttgttcacagatgtcccactgtacattgaatgattgcagccaaaaacaacacaccttttcgtcattttgcattaaattaagtgcagattctagagttgttgtccaccatctacgtcacaggcaagacgcctattagagtttcccaacaccgttggggggggaccaacggtcttttaaaccttattccttgaattagtaagaaataacatgttttctgacgatcaataaacacaagttaggaactcaaactccactggatttatttgtttgacactttcatagagctgctgcttagcctttaaatatgTGTAAATCTGCCGCAGTATCAAAACAATGATGATTGCTTCTCAATGCCAATTGTTCATTCCCTTCCCTACCTTACGTACTCTCATAAATCTGCCACTGGTCATTTAGTGTGGAAATGTGGGTGCATTAATTGccttaatttgttttatttgtgttattaaCCCTGTATGCGAATATTATGACTAAAATCCCATGAGTTTTGTCCATGCCCTGTGTCCAGCGCTCTGCAGGAGAAGGGTTTTCAGATGGAGGAAAGAGGGGAGATAGAGGTGAAGGGTAAAGGCCGGATGCGGACCTACTTCCTCTTGAAGAACCTGAGAGCTTTGAATGCTGAGATTTTGGGACACTTGGTGAGGGAGGCTGGCTCTGGTCAGGAGTCTGTTTGTTCCAGTG is a genomic window of Hoplias malabaricus isolate fHopMal1 chromosome X1, fHopMal1.hap1, whole genome shotgun sequence containing:
- the LOC136675612 gene encoding guanylate cyclase soluble subunit beta-2-like — its product is MYGFINTCLKSLVMDKFGEETWTKLREQAGVQDTFMTYEVYQDEITLRLVAEACRLLDVEASVVLRQFGEYFFEFCKRSGYAHMLRTLGANLFEFMENLDALHGYLSLSYKEMNAPSFRVEKNHDGSMLLHYYSDRRGLCHIVPGIIGAVAKDFFSSRIEMEIVNQMEEVERTGKKEHVVFLITHHTAISDKINSRNINTTSASKLTQASERRHHTEHSNKQEMEKPRQTKKHMCAARRNHWETVRGLVQLGKGKLLRGFEPVFPEELCVDLKTFCTAFPFHIVFDEELRVRQAGVTVQRIVPGLQTMGIQLDQYFTILHPEVTFTIASIRKFINSHFVLQTLRDMMPESWRDAPMLQLRGQMLWMASMGCMLYQASPLLRSLQELEERRMYLSDIAPHDATRHLILLNQQRLAEMELSSQLERKKEQLRQLSQHLEQEKQKTDNLLYAMLPKHVANQLKEGKRVDAGEFKECTILFSDVVTFTTICSQCEPIQIVNMLNSMYLRFDRLTTVHNVYKVETIGDAYMVVGGVPIPVSSHAQRVANFALGMIMAIKEVTNPVTGGPIQIRVGLHSGPVLAGVVGEKMPRYCLFGDTVNTASRMESHGLPDKIHLSPTVYHALQEKGFQMEERGEIEVKGKGRMRTYFLLKNLRALNAEILGHLVREAGSGQESVCSSDCSDELPSFRSSVQAVQSDDRRLTVAMCYGDNLTEDKPSAPLTEALTSAKCLTGSRWDQKRSESLQSGCRSENEDFDVKEDAVRCGPDGAEPPPAAHNKRHVCSRFCVLV